Within the Paenibacillus sp. AN1007 genome, the region GCTGGTTGATGAGTACGGAGGCACTTCCGGTATTGTAACGATCGAGGATGTGCTGGAGCAGATCGTCGGCGAGATCCGCGACGAGTTCGATGCAGATGAAGAGGAAGAGATTCAGATTGTGAATGAGCACTATGTCATTTTCGACGGCAAAGTTTCACTATCGAAGGTCAACGATATGTTCATGTCTTCCCTGGATGCAGATGAGTGGGACACCATCGGCGGATGGCTCTACAGCCATCGTCCGGAGATGGATGAACAGGAAGAGTATGAATATGAGAACATGACCTTCGTTCTGCTGGAAAAAGATAAAAATCGCTTCTACAAAGTCGCCATCGTTCCGAAAGAACCGCTGGATATGTCAGGGTACACTAATCAAGACGAAAAAGAAGCACAAGCATAATTTTAAAAGGTCTGTCTCATCGTTATCATTGACGAAGGACAGACCTTTTCTATTCCACCACATGAAGCATTTGGCACTGTTCGCTCCCCTCGTACCACGATCCTGTACTGCTTCACATGAATTCAACACTCTCTCATTTCACCTCTGCTTTATCCTCAACAATCCGGTTCTGAATTTTACGGAATATAATTTTGAGAATCATATACAGCGGGATAATAATTATCATCCCGAGAATGCCGCCGAGGTCCGCTCCGACGAGCAGCAGGATGACCGTGGTCAGCGGATGAATATCAAGCTGCTTGCCATACACATACGGCGAGATCAGATTATCCTGGATCTGCTGGGCAACTACGATAATAATTAAGGACCAGAGCGCCATGGAAGGTGAGTCGATAAAAGCAACGATTACAACGGGAATGGCAGCCAGCAGGGCCCCCACATAAGGGATAAAGTTCAGGATGATGGACACCACTGTTAATAACAGCGCATAAGGCAGGCCGATTAAGATAAAACCGATAAACATCAGAATACCCAGTGCCACATTAACGATAACCCGGCCTACAATATAATTGCTCAAGGCCTCATCAATTTCATGTACGGTCTCTTCTCCGTCTTTCCGATAATGCCTTGGCAGCAGCAGTGTCAGGTTGGTACCAAACTTACTCCCTTCCTTGAGCATGTAATAGAGCATAATCGGGAAGGTGGCCAAAATAATGACCAGGTTGGACACGACGGAAAACAAACCGGAAACATAATCGGTCACCTGCGTAATCCCCTGGCTTAGATACTGGGATAAACGAGTGAATAAATCCGAATCCTCAGGCAGGTACCGGGCGAGAAAACGATTATTTTCCAGTGCTTTAATCTGCTCTATAAGGGAAGAAATAAGCGCAGGTGTGTTTTCAATAAAATTCCATAACTGCTCCCGCAGCGAAGGCCATACGACAACACTGAATCCTGCGATAAGGAGTCCAACAGCGACATAAATAATGAGAACAGCCAGCGCCCTTTTGATTTTGTGTCGCTCCATGAAGTCCACGAGCGGACGCAGCAAATAATAGAAAAATCCTGCGATCAGCAGCGGGATAATAATGATATGAACCAGCGAAGTGAGAGGGCGGAAAATAAAGTTGACTTTATCCCCCAAATACACGATTAGCAATAGTAAAATAATTGCCGTGCATATGCGGTAAAATTTGTTGTTAATCAAGAAACGTGATCCCCCCATGCGCTGCCATGCCAAAGTGACTGCGACGATAATATGATTCTAACATTACAATTAATTCTAATATTACAATACCAGTATGTACCCTAAATAGACAGCTATGCCTCATATGAACACAAAAAAGAGGCAGGAATTAACCTGCCACATCTCTTTTGTTAAATACAACCCAGGAAATCACCATAAAGATGACATAATATACACCGAGAACCGCTAAAGAGAACCCGAGAGTCATCCCTTCACTTGGGCCGTTTAATAATCCCATGCCCGACGAAGGGTTCATATATTTGCTCAGATCCATATTGTTGAACAGAACATATTTAGCCCATTCATATCGATCCGGATTAAAAATCAGTGAAAATATATTTTGCGTGAACATGATAAACAAGGACAAACCGATTGCAAGCGCACCCGAACGAAATACAGAAGATACCATAAAAGCAATCGCGAGTGTAATGAAAAGGTCGATATACAGATAGCTCCATCTCGTAAACGCATCGCCTGCCATTACACCACTCTCTACCGAAACATCATGGGAGAACAGAATATAAGAACTGAGCATGGCCATACCAATGACGAGTAGTGTACTTAGTATACTAAAGCCCACTACCGTCAGATATTTGGAAGCCAGAATTTTGCTGCGTGACCACGGACGGATGAGTAACAGTTTAATGGTGCCCCATGTGAATTCACCCGCTACCGATTCCGCTGCAACGACGACACAGAAAATCGTATTCAGGAAAAATGCAATTTGAACCGTTGTAGCTGCTGGCTGCCAATACAGCACATCGCTTGTTCCCATCCCCTGCTTCATTAACACAGGCATTAGAAGCGATATAAGAGCAAGAATAGCTAACATAACCCAGGTGCGCACACGACGGAACACTTTCATATTTTCATTCAGCAGCAGATTGCCGAAACTACCCAATACCGCCACCTCCAGTCACTTGCAAGAATTGATCTTCCAACGTACGAGTCACACTGCGAATGCCGTAAACCTGCACGCCTTCACGTACCAGTCTGGCATTCACCTCCGGAATCTGTTCCCGTGAGAGAGACATGACGATAACGTTACCCTGAATAACGGCCTCTCCCTCCAAAAGTTGGACAGCACGCTCAGCCTCATTCACTTCAAAGGCAACTTCAGTTAAAGCATCTGAACTCTGCTCATCCCGCAGATTTCGAACATCGATCAGTTTGCCGTTCTGAATAATAGCCACGGTGTCACACATCAATTCCATCTCGGACAACAGATGGCTCGATACAAAGACGGTGATCCCTTCTTCATGCGTGAGAAGCCGCAGATAATCTCTCAGCTCCCTAATCCCCTGAGGGTCCAGACCATTGGTTGGCTCATCCAGAACAAGCAGCTTAGGTCTATGTAGTATAGCCTGTGCGACACCAAGACGCTGGCGCATACCCAAGGAATAGGTTTTGACCTTGTCGTGAATGCGGGCTGTCAAGCCTACACGCTCAATGGTTTCTGTAATGCGCTCCTTGGTAACACCCGGCGACATGCGGGCAAAGTGCACCAGATTCTGGTATCCGGTCAGAAACTTGTACATTTCCGGATTTTCTACTATTGCGCCTACCTGGGATATGGCCTTTTCAAACTCATTCTTCACACTGTGTCCAGAGATCAAAATATCTCCTTTACTAATGGACATCAAACCGACCATCATACGAATAGTCGTTGTTTTCCCCGCGCCATTCGGTCCTAAAAAACCAAAAACCTGCCCCGGAGAAATATCCAGGGTCAGGTCGCTGACCAATGATCGGGAGGAAATGATTTTACTGACACCCTGAAGTCGGACAACCGGCTCCTGCTGCATTCAATCCTCTCCTTCATGGACGGGCTTATGTTATGCCCGTTTCTCATATGAGCATAGTGTATCATAATCTTTAGTATATTGTCCTGCAAACTGGGATTTCCCTTCTCGTTTTGACTCAACTACACACGCTTCACAGTATCCAAGCGGCATTTCACTCCGATAAAATCCGGTACGAAACACGTGATTGCCTCCGCAGCCCTCATCCTTCAAGGCTTCGTCTCTGGCGACCGACACAATCATCCCACAACTGACACAGTAAAAGCGGCCCGTTTCATTCAATGGAATACCTTCCCCTCACAGGGAGCCTCTGGTCCCCTGTTATTTGTCGTTAGACGCTGAAAATTGATACATTTTGTATCCTAATTCGTAATTTACTTGACACCGGGACTATTGTCAAGCTTTTTAAGCATAAAAACAGGGCCGAAACTAAAAAAAGCGCTATAAACGCGACAAAAGTCTCGCATTTACAGCGCTTGATTAGGGACTAATGATACAAATCGGTCCGGTCAACCTTCAAATACATAACATAATATGTAACAGTCGATTCATTCACTGCTGTTATGCAGCAGAATCGCTCACGACTTATTTTCAGTGTTGGTATTCCTCTCATCAGGATAATACCACAGCAGCGTCCATTCCTTACCATCCTGTACCAGATAACACATCTGCACTAGATCAAATTCCCCAAAGGTTCCGGAATACGTCTGTGTAACTTTTATTTTGTAAGCTTCCGGAAAAGGTTTCACGCCTTGAATGATCTGCACATCGAACTCCCGCTCCGGCGATTCCATCTGTAATTTAAAGGTCTGCACACCAAAATGCTGCATGAAAATATGCGCCCTGTTCTGGACATAGGCACTCTTCGGGAATCGTTCTTTCATTAATGGATGAAACAGCTCCCAGGAGCTCCCGAAGTCACCTGATTGCTCGTATTTATAGAACTCTTCCGCTGCTGCTGCAGCCTCATCAGGGGCATCTGCACGGAACAGTGCGGGTAAGCTCCTGCCGATGAGCCACAGTAAAAGCAGCACGAACAATATAAAAACAATCCTTTTGAGCATTGTATTCCGATTTCTTCTTCGCAGCATAATCCAGCCCCCTTGTCCTGCTATCCCATAATTATGATGGTTGGCAGACAAGTAGAAGTTCAATGGGACAGGAAACTGCATTTCCTGGGAAATCCATTTTATTTTTTGGTAAATAAAGCTCTGATCCCGGTATAAATCGCGATCCCGCAGCACCCGCCGATCAAATCCACACCGACATCCCAGATTGAACTTGTCCGATTAGGACTGAACTGTTGGATATATTCGTCGGTGGAGGCAATGATCACTACAATGACCAGGGCCGTAATAATACAGGTCATTACACGTACTCTCTTGTATCGCAATCCTCCATAAACCAGCACGGCGAGTACAGCATACACAAACAAATGTGCAGTTTTACGAAATACAAACTCGATAAACGCGTAAGGTCTCTGCTGCAGCGAATACTCATGACCATTATAAAACAGGTGCACATCGGGTAGTGTAACCCCGATGTGCACCTGTTGGGTTAATCGATGAAGCCACGGCTGAATGTCCTGCTGCTGATAGGATTGACCGGATAACGACCAGATGACAGCAATCCAGCATCCAGCCAGCATCAGCCAAAAAATATAGGTGTATGCTCGAGGCTTTCGCTGCTGTTTTCGTATTTTACTTGCTTTCCGTCCCTCCGTCTTGAGCAATGTTTTCACCACTTTCCTTGCTGTACTGCAGACTATCTTTACGGCTCCAGATGCTGCTTCAGTATTCCATGAATGCGATCCTTTTCCTGCTGATTGACGATAAAATAATAAATTCCGTTGATTTTCTCACCCTTACCCTTGATTTCTACCGTATCAATCTCTTCTAGATCACCTGGATAGTCCAGAAGCAGCTCTTTCATCTCATCAAATGTTAGATCAGTCCTGACATGTGTTCCCAGTTCATCAAGCATATTCTGAAGATGAAGCACACTGGAGAACTGCATCGTATTCTTCAGCAACTGTTTCAGCACCTCCCGCTGACGATCATTACGGCCCAAGTCTCCCTTCGGATCATCGTAACGCATTCTGGAGAACCCGAGTGCTCGCAGCACCATCCAGGTGGATACTGCCCTGCTCATACCGTCTCCCTTCATAATCAAAGGCAAAAGGGTTATTCACATCTACTCCACCTAACAGATCAATAATTTTGGAGAAGCCCTCCATATCTACTTTCATGTAATAGTGAATGGGCGTGCCCAAAAATTGCTCCAC harbors:
- a CDS encoding AI-2E family transporter, producing MINNKFYRICTAIILLLLIVYLGDKVNFIFRPLTSLVHIIIIPLLIAGFFYYLLRPLVDFMERHKIKRALAVLIIYVAVGLLIAGFSVVVWPSLREQLWNFIENTPALISSLIEQIKALENNRFLARYLPEDSDLFTRLSQYLSQGITQVTDYVSGLFSVVSNLVIILATFPIMLYYMLKEGSKFGTNLTLLLPRHYRKDGEETVHEIDEALSNYIVGRVIVNVALGILMFIGFILIGLPYALLLTVVSIILNFIPYVGALLAAIPVVIVAFIDSPSMALWSLIIIVVAQQIQDNLISPYVYGKQLDIHPLTTVILLLVGADLGGILGMIIIIPLYMILKIIFRKIQNRIVEDKAEVK
- a CDS encoding ABC transporter permease subunit, which encodes MGSFGNLLLNENMKVFRRVRTWVMLAILALISLLMPVLMKQGMGTSDVLYWQPAATTVQIAFFLNTIFCVVVAAESVAGEFTWGTIKLLLIRPWSRSKILASKYLTVVGFSILSTLLVIGMAMLSSYILFSHDVSVESGVMAGDAFTRWSYLYIDLFITLAIAFMVSSVFRSGALAIGLSLFIMFTQNIFSLIFNPDRYEWAKYVLFNNMDLSKYMNPSSGMGLLNGPSEGMTLGFSLAVLGVYYVIFMVISWVVFNKRDVAG
- a CDS encoding ABC transporter ATP-binding protein; amino-acid sequence: MQQEPVVRLQGVSKIISSRSLVSDLTLDISPGQVFGFLGPNGAGKTTTIRMMVGLMSISKGDILISGHSVKNEFEKAISQVGAIVENPEMYKFLTGYQNLVHFARMSPGVTKERITETIERVGLTARIHDKVKTYSLGMRQRLGVAQAILHRPKLLVLDEPTNGLDPQGIRELRDYLRLLTHEEGITVFVSSHLLSEMELMCDTVAIIQNGKLIDVRNLRDEQSSDALTEVAFEVNEAERAVQLLEGEAVIQGNVIVMSLSREQIPEVNARLVREGVQVYGIRSVTRTLEDQFLQVTGGGGIG
- a CDS encoding VanZ family protein, with the protein product MKTLLKTEGRKASKIRKQQRKPRAYTYIFWLMLAGCWIAVIWSLSGQSYQQQDIQPWLHRLTQQVHIGVTLPDVHLFYNGHEYSLQQRPYAFIEFVFRKTAHLFVYAVLAVLVYGGLRYKRVRVMTCIITALVIVVIIASTDEYIQQFSPNRTSSIWDVGVDLIGGCCGIAIYTGIRALFTKK
- a CDS encoding LCP family protein, with the translated sequence MSRAVSTWMVLRALGFSRMRYDDPKGDLGRNDRQREVLKQLLKNTMQFSSVLHLQNMLDELGTHVRTDLTFDEMKELLLDYPGDLEEIDTVEIKGKGEKINGIYYFIVNQQEKDRIHGILKQHLEP